One Gloeobacter morelensis MG652769 DNA window includes the following coding sequences:
- a CDS encoding DUF3285 domain-containing protein, producing MSLPNEPKVQKPEEPAPSYVKLAMRNMVRKRGTSLKHFALTLVAVLAFFVLLSVVFRG from the coding sequence ATGTCCCTCCCCAACGAGCCCAAAGTCCAGAAGCCCGAAGAACCCGCCCCCAGTTATGTCAAATTGGCGATGCGCAACATGGTGCGCAAGCGGGGCACCTCACTCAAGCACTTCGCGCTCACGTTGGTGGCCGTTCTCGCTTTTTTTGTGCTGCTGAGCGTCGTCTTCCGGGGCTAA
- a CDS encoding sulfate/molybdate ABC transporter ATP-binding protein, whose amino-acid sequence MSILIDNVSKNFGDFQAVADIRLEIQPGNLVALLGPSGCGKSTLLRLIAGLELPDSGQIWLEGQDATRQRLQERNIGFVFQHYALFKHLTVAQNIAFGLEVRKTPKAQIKARVEELLGLVQLAGYGGRYPAQLSGGQRQRVALARALVVEPRVLLLDEPFGALDARVRKDLRAWLRRLHDEVHVTTIFVTHDPEEALEVSDTIVVMNKGRVEQVGSPVEIYDHPESAFVMSFLGQVNTLPNTPELFPQLSEAAREVLVRPHDLSLSVQAGGPSLAARVERLMYLGWQVQAELVLEAGQPLIVQLSREQADRLQLRPDQPVYVQVRNPKIFPAVATDKQLAEAAA is encoded by the coding sequence GTGTCGATACTTATCGATAATGTTTCCAAGAACTTCGGCGATTTTCAGGCGGTAGCCGACATTCGCCTGGAGATCCAGCCTGGCAACCTGGTGGCTCTCCTCGGGCCTTCCGGATGCGGCAAATCGACCCTGTTGCGCCTGATCGCCGGGCTCGAACTGCCCGACAGCGGCCAAATCTGGTTGGAGGGGCAGGACGCCACCCGCCAGCGGCTGCAGGAGCGCAATATCGGCTTTGTCTTTCAGCACTATGCGCTTTTTAAGCACCTGACCGTCGCCCAGAACATCGCCTTTGGCCTGGAGGTGCGCAAGACGCCCAAGGCCCAGATCAAAGCCCGCGTCGAAGAGTTGCTTGGGCTGGTGCAACTGGCGGGCTACGGCGGTCGCTACCCAGCCCAACTCTCCGGCGGCCAGCGCCAGCGGGTGGCCCTGGCGCGCGCCCTGGTCGTCGAACCGCGGGTGCTGCTGCTCGATGAGCCCTTCGGCGCCCTCGACGCCAGGGTGCGCAAGGATTTGCGCGCCTGGCTGCGCCGCCTGCACGACGAAGTGCACGTCACGACCATCTTTGTCACCCACGACCCCGAAGAAGCGCTCGAAGTCTCCGACACGATCGTGGTCATGAACAAGGGCCGTGTCGAGCAGGTGGGTTCGCCGGTCGAGATTTACGACCATCCGGAGAGTGCTTTTGTGATGAGCTTTTTGGGCCAGGTTAATACCTTGCCCAACACCCCGGAACTGTTCCCACAACTGAGCGAGGCGGCCCGCGAGGTGCTGGTGCGCCCCCACGATCTGAGCTTGAGCGTCCAGGCGGGCGGACCTTCCCTAGCCGCCCGCGTCGAGCGGCTGATGTACCTCGGCTGGCAGGTCCAGGCCGAATTGGTGCTGGAGGCGGGCCAGCCGCTGATCGTCCAGCTCAGCCGCGAGCAGGCGGACCGTCTGCAGTTGCGCCCCGACCAGCCCGTCTACGTGCAGGTGCGCAATCCGAAGATCTTCCCGGCGGTCGCGACCGACAAACAACTGGCCGAAGCCGCCGCCTAG
- a CDS encoding sulfate ABC transporter substrate-binding protein produces the protein MVPAFNRAWVARALVSLVVPLFAAAALVGFPAAAQTPKEVALLNVSYDPTRELYKDFNEAFAAYWKKKTGQSVTVKQSHGGSGKQARSVIDGLEADVVTLALAYDIDALADRAKLIPDDWQKRLPNNSTPYTSTIVFLVRKGNPKKIIDWNDLVRPDVAVITPNPKTSGGARWNYLAAWAYAAKQNKGDEAKTRDFVARLFKNVPVLDSGARGSTTTFVQRGIGDVLLSWENEAYLAVNELGADKVEIVTPSLSILAEPPVTWVDKVTDKRKTSEVAKAYLEYLYSPVGQDLAGKHYYRPREAAAAKKYAKTFGKVSLVTIDKEFGGWEKTQKKHFDDGGIFDQIYKPK, from the coding sequence ATGGTCCCTGCGTTCAATCGGGCCTGGGTTGCGCGCGCCCTGGTTTCCCTCGTCGTTCCCTTGTTTGCAGCGGCGGCGCTGGTCGGGTTTCCGGCCGCCGCTCAGACCCCTAAGGAAGTGGCCCTGCTCAATGTGTCCTACGACCCGACCCGCGAGCTGTACAAAGATTTCAACGAAGCGTTTGCAGCCTACTGGAAGAAGAAGACCGGCCAGAGCGTCACCGTCAAGCAGTCCCACGGCGGCTCCGGCAAGCAGGCCCGCTCGGTGATCGACGGGCTGGAGGCGGACGTGGTCACCCTCGCCCTCGCCTACGACATCGACGCCCTCGCAGACAGAGCCAAGCTCATCCCCGACGACTGGCAAAAGCGCCTGCCCAACAACAGCACGCCCTACACCTCGACCATCGTGTTTCTGGTGCGCAAGGGCAACCCCAAGAAGATCATCGACTGGAACGACCTGGTGCGGCCGGACGTGGCCGTGATCACCCCCAACCCCAAGACCTCCGGCGGGGCGCGCTGGAATTACCTGGCCGCCTGGGCCTACGCCGCCAAGCAGAACAAAGGCGACGAGGCCAAGACCCGCGATTTTGTGGCCCGCCTGTTCAAGAACGTGCCGGTGCTCGACTCAGGCGCCCGGGGTTCGACCACGACTTTCGTGCAACGCGGCATCGGCGATGTGCTGCTCTCCTGGGAAAACGAAGCCTACCTGGCGGTCAACGAACTGGGTGCCGACAAAGTCGAGATTGTCACCCCTTCGTTGAGCATCCTGGCCGAGCCGCCGGTCACCTGGGTCGATAAAGTCACCGACAAGCGCAAGACCTCCGAAGTCGCCAAAGCTTATCTGGAGTATCTCTACAGTCCCGTCGGCCAGGATCTGGCCGGCAAGCACTATTACCGTCCCCGCGAGGCCGCCGCGGCCAAGAAGTACGCCAAGACCTTCGGCAAGGTCAGCCTGGTCACCATCGACAAGGAATTCGGCGGCTGGGAGAAAACCCAGAAAAAGCACTTCGACGACGGCGGCATCTTCGATCAGATCTATAAGCCCAAGTAA
- the cysT gene encoding sulfate ABC transporter permease subunit CysT, translated as MTLLAFKKHSVLPGFGLSLGYTVFYLSMIVLIPLSALFFKSATMGWTQFWTTVTDPRVVAAYQLTFGASLVAALINAVFGLLVAWVLVRYTFPGKRILDALVDLPFALPTAVAGIALTSLYAPNGWIGQYLDPLGIKVAFTPIGIIIALTFIGFPFVVRTVQPVLQDLELESEEAAACLGASRLQTFLTVILPTLIPSLLTGFTLAFARALGEYGSVVFISGNMPGKTEIASLLIITKLEQYDYAGATAIAVVMLVAAFVLLFAINLLQRWSSRFAAR; from the coding sequence ATGACCCTACTGGCATTCAAAAAGCACAGCGTTCTGCCCGGCTTCGGGCTCAGTCTGGGGTATACCGTCTTCTACCTCAGCATGATTGTCTTGATTCCCCTGTCGGCTCTGTTTTTCAAGTCGGCGACGATGGGTTGGACACAGTTCTGGACGACAGTCACCGACCCACGGGTGGTCGCCGCCTACCAGCTCACCTTCGGCGCTTCGCTGGTGGCTGCCCTCATCAACGCCGTCTTCGGGCTGTTGGTGGCCTGGGTGCTGGTGCGCTATACCTTTCCGGGTAAGCGCATCCTCGATGCGCTGGTGGATTTGCCCTTTGCACTGCCCACCGCCGTGGCCGGTATCGCCCTGACTAGCCTCTACGCACCGAACGGCTGGATCGGGCAGTACCTCGACCCGCTCGGGATCAAAGTCGCCTTTACCCCAATCGGCATCATTATTGCACTGACGTTTATCGGGTTTCCGTTCGTTGTGCGCACGGTACAGCCGGTGCTGCAGGATCTGGAGCTTGAGAGCGAGGAAGCCGCTGCCTGCCTGGGGGCAAGCCGCCTGCAGACGTTTCTCACCGTCATCCTGCCCACGCTGATCCCATCGTTGCTGACGGGTTTTACGCTGGCCTTTGCCCGCGCCCTGGGCGAGTACGGTTCGGTGGTCTTCATCTCGGGCAACATGCCCGGCAAGACCGAAATCGCCTCGCTGCTCATCATCACCAAGCTCGAACAGTACGACTACGCCGGGGCCACGGCCATCGCCGTGGTGATGCTGGTGGCGGCCTTCGTGCTGCTGTTTGCCATCAATTTGCTCCAGCGCTGGAGCAGCCGCTTCGCCGCCCGCTAA
- the cysW gene encoding sulfate ABC transporter permease subunit CysW, translating into MVAVIEKRPQRREFWERATTEPAWLRWVLVVVALAFCGLFLVVPLVAVFAQALEKGWELYLASFTDADALTAIQLTLLVSAIAVPVNLVFGVAAAWAIAKFDFKGKNFLTTLVDLPFSVSPVVSGLIFVLLFGAQGWFGPWLSANDFKIIFAVPGIVLATVFVTFPFIARELIPLMQEQGTEQEETALVLGASGWQAFWRVTLPNIKWALLYGVILCNARAMGEFGAVSVVSGHIRGQTNTMPLHVEILYNEYNFVGAFAVASLLALLALVTLVLKSLVEWKSGHQTER; encoded by the coding sequence ATGGTTGCTGTCATCGAAAAACGCCCGCAAAGGCGGGAATTCTGGGAGCGGGCCACCACCGAACCCGCCTGGCTGCGCTGGGTGCTGGTGGTCGTAGCGCTTGCCTTCTGCGGATTGTTCCTGGTGGTGCCGCTGGTGGCGGTCTTTGCCCAGGCCCTCGAAAAAGGCTGGGAGCTGTATCTGGCTTCTTTCACCGACGCCGACGCCCTGACGGCCATTCAACTGACGCTCCTGGTCAGCGCCATCGCTGTGCCCGTCAACCTGGTCTTCGGTGTCGCCGCCGCCTGGGCGATTGCCAAGTTCGATTTCAAGGGCAAGAACTTTTTGACCACGCTGGTGGATTTGCCCTTCTCAGTATCGCCCGTGGTCTCGGGGTTGATTTTCGTGCTGCTCTTCGGGGCGCAGGGCTGGTTTGGCCCCTGGCTTTCGGCCAACGACTTCAAGATCATCTTTGCGGTGCCGGGGATCGTGCTGGCGACCGTGTTTGTCACCTTTCCGTTTATCGCCCGCGAACTGATTCCGCTGATGCAGGAGCAGGGAACAGAGCAGGAGGAGACGGCCCTGGTACTCGGTGCAAGCGGCTGGCAGGCCTTCTGGCGGGTCACCCTGCCCAATATCAAGTGGGCTTTGCTCTACGGGGTGATCCTCTGCAACGCCCGGGCGATGGGCGAATTCGGCGCCGTCTCGGTGGTCTCGGGCCACATCCGCGGACAAACCAACACGATGCCCCTGCACGTCGAAATTCTCTACAACGAGTACAACTTCGTGGGTGCCTTCGCGGTCGCCTCGCTGCTGGCACTGCTGGCGCTGGTCACCCTGGTGCTCAAGAGCCTCGTCGAGTGGAAGTCGGGCCACCAGACCGAGCGCTGA
- a CDS encoding DUF2490 domain-containing protein, which yields MATLAVLLGSGLLYPPSVLAQSAAGLVEDFQVWTRLTLRGRFEGSSTRWGFEIENRLRNGAREQRQLLVRPYVGLTVSDKFTINLGFANFFTWPTQGNNISVETRLFQDFIYAFRVDNLTIGQRIRLEERWIEGASAVSLRARYRLQLQHPLDVEKRWLVNVSDELFYNLNTPTNGPVGGFEQNRAIFSIIHKLNPQLSLEVGYQGNFNNRPAPRADQFDHDLLVYFTYDFDGR from the coding sequence TTGGCAACGCTCGCCGTCCTCCTCGGGTCTGGCTTGCTCTATCCCCCATCTGTCCTCGCCCAGTCCGCCGCCGGGTTGGTCGAGGACTTTCAAGTCTGGACCCGACTTACCCTGCGGGGTCGCTTCGAAGGCAGTTCGACCCGCTGGGGCTTCGAGATCGAAAACCGGCTGCGCAACGGTGCGCGCGAGCAGCGCCAACTGCTCGTCCGTCCCTACGTCGGACTCACCGTCAGCGACAAATTTACGATCAACCTGGGTTTTGCCAACTTTTTTACCTGGCCCACCCAGGGCAACAACATCAGCGTCGAGACGCGGCTTTTTCAGGATTTTATCTATGCCTTCCGGGTGGACAATCTGACCATCGGCCAGCGCATCCGGCTGGAGGAGCGCTGGATCGAAGGGGCTTCGGCCGTCTCGCTGCGCGCCCGCTACCGGCTGCAGCTGCAACATCCGCTCGACGTCGAGAAGCGTTGGCTGGTCAACGTCAGCGACGAATTGTTCTACAACCTCAACACGCCGACCAATGGTCCCGTGGGAGGCTTCGAGCAAAATCGGGCCATCTTCTCGATCATCCACAAGCTCAATCCCCAGTTGAGTCTGGAAGTAGGCTACCAGGGCAACTTCAACAACCGCCCCGCCCCCCGCGCCGATCAGTTCGACCACGATTTGCTGGTCTACTTTACCTACGACTTCGACGGCCGATAG
- a CDS encoding CopG family ribbon-helix-helix protein: MARESVTFRVEAGLLASVDELARLFERDRSWVLNEAIRGYIHQQQAQLEHLDEGIAQAERGEFATQQQVDELFRQIRALP; this comes from the coding sequence ATGGCCAGAGAATCGGTGACCTTCAGAGTGGAAGCGGGACTACTCGCTTCGGTGGATGAACTGGCGCGGTTGTTTGAGCGCGACCGCTCCTGGGTGCTCAACGAAGCTATCCGCGGTTACATCCACCAGCAGCAGGCGCAACTGGAACATCTCGATGAAGGCATTGCCCAGGCCGAGCGGGGCGAGTTTGCCACCCAACAACAAGTCGACGAACTGTTCCGTCAGATCCGCGCGCTGCCTTGA
- a CDS encoding type II toxin-antitoxin system RelE/ParE family toxin produces MRALADLQEYKAQVQASGTSGEALRRVEGVVLRLADFPNSGRPGRRPGIRELVVPRTPYVVEYRVEVEAVVIVSVRRGGVPHDSEL; encoded by the coding sequence TTGCGGGCCTTGGCGGACTTGCAAGAGTACAAAGCGCAGGTGCAGGCTTCCGGGACGAGCGGCGAAGCGTTGCGCAGGGTCGAGGGTGTCGTTTTGCGCCTCGCCGATTTTCCGAACTCCGGCCGCCCCGGCCGTAGGCCCGGCATCCGCGAACTGGTGGTGCCGCGCACGCCATACGTCGTCGAGTATCGTGTTGAGGTCGAGGCGGTGGTCATCGTGAGCGTGCGGCGCGGGGGAGTGCCCCACGATTCTGAACTTTGA
- the rlmN gene encoding 23S rRNA (adenine(2503)-C(2))-methyltransferase RlmN produces MTTPLLGQSAEELRLWVESQGQPAYRAQQLHRWLYQRGVRSLMEITDWPKAWREQVHSVPVGRSQVVRESAAPDGTIKYLLAGADGETVETVGIPAPDRLTVCVSSQVGCPMACRFCATGQSGFARNLGVHEIVDQVLTVQEGFGRRVSHVVFMGMGEPLLNLGAVVRAIRVLNGEVGIGQRQLTVSTVGVPGQIRRLATYRLQITLAVSLHAPNQALRLKLIPTAQHYPIEELLDDCRDYVATTNRRMSFEYTLLAGVNDEPRHARELATILRGFQSHVNLIPYNPIEGAEYERPSEERVRAFERELTRHKIAASVRSTRGLEEAAACGQLRRRSLNGVAHTESARD; encoded by the coding sequence ATGACCACCCCTTTGCTTGGCCAGAGCGCCGAAGAACTGCGCCTCTGGGTTGAATCCCAGGGCCAGCCAGCCTACCGCGCCCAACAGTTGCACCGCTGGCTCTACCAGCGGGGGGTGCGCTCGTTGATGGAGATTACCGACTGGCCTAAGGCGTGGCGCGAACAGGTGCACTCGGTGCCGGTGGGCCGCTCGCAGGTCGTGCGCGAAAGCGCTGCCCCCGACGGCACGATCAAGTACCTGCTGGCTGGAGCCGACGGCGAGACGGTCGAGACCGTAGGCATTCCGGCTCCCGATCGCCTCACCGTCTGTGTCTCGTCGCAGGTGGGCTGTCCCATGGCTTGCCGCTTCTGCGCCACCGGCCAATCTGGTTTTGCCCGCAACCTGGGCGTGCACGAGATTGTCGATCAGGTACTCACGGTGCAGGAGGGTTTTGGTCGCCGGGTGAGCCACGTCGTCTTCATGGGCATGGGTGAGCCGCTATTGAACCTGGGTGCGGTCGTGCGGGCCATCCGGGTGCTCAACGGCGAGGTTGGCATCGGCCAGCGGCAGCTCACCGTTTCGACAGTGGGAGTACCGGGCCAGATTCGGCGGCTTGCGACCTACAGGCTGCAGATCACCCTGGCGGTGAGCCTGCACGCCCCCAATCAGGCTTTGCGTCTCAAACTCATCCCGACCGCGCAGCACTATCCGATCGAAGAGTTGCTGGACGACTGTCGCGACTATGTCGCGACGACCAACCGCCGGATGAGCTTCGAGTACACCCTACTGGCCGGTGTCAACGACGAGCCGCGCCACGCGCGCGAACTGGCGACGATTTTGCGCGGCTTCCAGTCCCACGTCAATTTAATTCCCTACAACCCCATCGAAGGGGCTGAGTACGAGCGGCCGAGCGAGGAGCGGGTGCGTGCTTTTGAGCGCGAACTTACCCGTCACAAAATTGCTGCGAGTGTGCGTAGCACCCGGGGTTTAGAGGAAGCGGCTGCCTGCGGTCAACTCAGACGGCGCAGTCTGAACGGTGTGGCGCATACGGAAAGTGCCCGCGACTGA
- a CDS encoding ABC transporter ATP-binding protein — protein sequence MSEPLLVLDQLTKGYARGQSALAGVSLALEAGEILAVLGPSGCGKTTLLRLVAGFEVPDAGSIRFSGQTIAAAGYCLNPERRGIGMVFQDFALFPHLSVAQNIGFGLKNPAPKRIAELLELVGLAGERERYPHQISGGQQQRVALARALAPEPRLVLLDEPFSNLDYSVRIALREEVRTILQKTRTAAIFVTHDCAEALSLGDRIAVLNGGALEQWDTPERLYRAPRSRFVARFVGRANVLAARRTPAGWRSELGMLPFEPEAGAAEVEIAVYPEAVRCEPAADGAAVIVAATFLGREYGYTLKLPTGGIWQVYQADAHPLPPGTPVHLHFDPQDAHVLPPRPI from the coding sequence GTGAGCGAACCGTTGCTGGTGCTCGACCAGCTCACCAAAGGCTATGCCCGCGGGCAGAGCGCCCTCGCGGGGGTGTCTTTGGCGCTCGAAGCGGGCGAAATTCTGGCGGTGCTGGGGCCGAGCGGCTGCGGCAAGACGACCTTGCTCAGGCTGGTGGCGGGTTTCGAGGTGCCCGACGCCGGTTCAATTCGCTTTTCGGGGCAGACGATCGCTGCTGCGGGGTATTGCCTGAACCCTGAGCGGCGCGGCATCGGCATGGTCTTTCAAGATTTTGCGCTCTTTCCGCATCTGAGTGTCGCTCAAAATATCGGCTTCGGCCTCAAAAACCCTGCCCCCAAGCGCATCGCCGAGCTGCTCGAGCTGGTGGGTTTGGCGGGTGAGCGCGAGCGCTATCCCCACCAGATCTCGGGCGGCCAACAGCAGCGCGTCGCCCTCGCCCGCGCCCTCGCCCCCGAGCCGCGCCTGGTATTGCTCGACGAACCATTCAGCAACCTTGACTACAGCGTGCGCATCGCCCTGCGCGAGGAAGTGCGCACCATCCTCCAGAAGACGCGCACCGCCGCGATTTTTGTTACCCACGACTGCGCGGAGGCGTTGAGCCTCGGGGATCGCATCGCCGTGCTCAACGGCGGCGCCCTGGAGCAGTGGGACACCCCGGAGCGCCTCTACCGCGCCCCGCGCTCGCGCTTTGTCGCCCGCTTCGTCGGGCGCGCCAATGTGCTGGCAGCCCGGCGCACCCCCGCAGGCTGGCGGAGCGAACTGGGGATGTTACCCTTTGAACCGGAGGCTGGTGCGGCCGAGGTGGAGATCGCCGTGTACCCGGAGGCGGTGCGCTGCGAACCGGCAGCGGACGGCGCAGCGGTGATCGTGGCGGCCACTTTTTTGGGTCGCGAGTACGGCTACACCCTCAAGCTGCCCACAGGCGGCATCTGGCAGGTCTATCAGGCGGACGCGCATCCTTTGCCGCCAGGCACGCCTGTCCATCTGCACTTCGACCCACAGGACGCCCATGTGCTTCCGCCGCGCCCGATTTGA
- a CDS encoding ABC transporter permease, whose protein sequence is MRNLQAGEPALRRAPAPLLWLAGTVACALAVPLVYLLVRSFEVDGATWSSLLATQLGPLLATTIALALAVTVLAAGVGTGLAFLVERTDLPARSLWRVLCAMPLVIPPYVGAFCYLTLAGPQGLIEQWLAARLGVAAVPQVRLIGFPAGALVLVLTTYPFVYLLAGAQLRSTDRGLIEAARACGQGPWQTFRRVTLPLLAPAVGAGSLLVALYAISDFGVVSLLRVETFTAAIYLQLTTRFDRAGAAVLSAVLVVIALGVLWAEQRAQGSGRVAQMKSGWRPPAPVLLGPWRVPALLAVGTVVGLALVLPFALLAAWTVQSLTDRSALAAVWTAAYNNVWQALAHSLASAAAAATIATVAAFPVALLWVRYPSRPAGVFYRLSQLGYALPGLVVALSLVFVGTQFVPWLYGTVAMVLVAYVVRFLPEALQGLRTALAQLSPTLEEASRALGCSPMATLVRVSFPLLWPSFIAAWALVFLSSLRELPATLLLRPAGFDTLPIRIWIPASESVYTHAAPAALLLVLCSLIPLAFLFVRARTEVPR, encoded by the coding sequence ATGCGCAATCTGCAAGCGGGTGAGCCCGCCCTTCGCCGCGCCCCGGCTCCGCTTCTCTGGCTTGCGGGGACGGTGGCGTGCGCCCTGGCTGTGCCGCTGGTGTATCTGCTGGTGCGCAGCTTCGAAGTCGACGGGGCCACCTGGAGCAGCCTGCTTGCGACGCAATTGGGGCCGCTCTTGGCCACGACGATTGCGTTGGCCCTCGCAGTCACCGTCCTGGCCGCCGGTGTGGGCACGGGGCTGGCCTTTTTGGTCGAGCGCACCGATTTGCCGGCGCGCTCGCTGTGGCGGGTGCTCTGTGCCATGCCGCTGGTGATCCCCCCCTACGTGGGTGCTTTTTGCTATCTGACCCTGGCAGGACCGCAGGGACTGATCGAGCAGTGGCTTGCAGCCCGGCTCGGGGTGGCGGCGGTGCCGCAGGTGCGGCTCATCGGCTTTCCGGCCGGGGCGCTGGTGTTGGTACTGACGACCTATCCGTTCGTCTATCTGCTCGCCGGGGCGCAACTGCGCAGCACCGACCGCGGGCTGATCGAGGCGGCGCGGGCCTGCGGCCAGGGGCCGTGGCAGACCTTTCGCCGCGTCACCCTGCCGCTTCTGGCACCTGCTGTCGGGGCGGGCAGCCTGCTGGTGGCCCTCTATGCCATCTCCGACTTTGGGGTGGTGAGCTTGCTGCGGGTCGAAACCTTTACTGCCGCGATTTATCTGCAACTGACCACCCGCTTTGACCGGGCCGGGGCGGCGGTGCTGAGCGCGGTGCTGGTGGTGATTGCCCTCGGGGTGCTCTGGGCGGAGCAGCGTGCCCAGGGCAGTGGGCGGGTGGCCCAGATGAAAAGCGGCTGGCGGCCCCCGGCACCCGTGCTCCTCGGCCCCTGGCGCGTACCCGCTCTGCTGGCGGTGGGCACGGTGGTGGGTCTGGCGCTGGTGTTGCCCTTTGCGCTGTTGGCCGCCTGGACTGTGCAGAGCCTCACCGACCGGAGCGCCCTGGCGGCGGTCTGGACTGCTGCTTACAACAACGTCTGGCAGGCCCTGGCCCACTCGCTCGCCAGTGCCGCCGCCGCCGCCACCATCGCCACGGTCGCCGCCTTTCCGGTGGCCCTGCTGTGGGTGCGCTATCCGTCGCGGCCGGCCGGCGTGTTCTATCGCCTCTCCCAGCTCGGTTATGCCCTGCCGGGATTGGTGGTCGCCCTCAGCCTGGTGTTCGTGGGCACCCAGTTTGTCCCCTGGCTTTACGGCACCGTCGCGATGGTGCTGGTGGCCTATGTGGTCCGCTTTTTGCCCGAGGCGCTGCAGGGGTTGCGCACGGCCCTCGCCCAGCTTTCGCCCACGCTCGAAGAGGCCAGCCGCGCGCTGGGCTGCTCCCCGATGGCGACCCTGGTGCGGGTGAGCTTTCCGCTGTTGTGGCCGAGTTTTATCGCCGCCTGGGCGCTGGTGTTTCTGTCGAGTTTGCGGGAATTGCCCGCCACGCTGCTGCTGCGGCCGGCCGGTTTTGACACGCTGCCCATCCGCATCTGGATTCCGGCCAGCGAATCGGTCTATACCCACGCCGCCCCGGCGGCCCTGTTGCTGGTGCTCTGCTCGCTCATCCCGCTCGCCTTTTTGTTCGTGCGCGCCCGGACGGAGGTGCCCCGGTGA
- a CDS encoding extracellular solute-binding protein: protein MCTRRQVLGVLAVGGLFAAVPSVGLAQGGEELVVYSGRKEPLIQPVLERFQKETGVRVVLKSGDASALANQLIEEQKNPQADVFVANDAGVLGRLGNLGVLQPYLSASIAKIPARYRGAGWVGVTGRARVIMYNKSLIKEADLPKSLLDLSDPKYKGKIAAAGTANESMLGQLSEMRQVLGDEKTREFVRSLVANQTTFLKGHTDVRKAVGRGEFPLGIVNHYYYHLQLAEGSPVGVIYPDQGAGQMGTMINVSGVGIVKGAKHTAAAQRFVDFLATAPAQEIFAQANYEFPLLPGVQAQAGVRSLGDFKVTQVPLSALAKEVDGSLKLANGAGMP from the coding sequence GTGTGCACGCGTAGACAAGTGTTGGGAGTGCTCGCCGTCGGTGGCCTGTTTGCCGCGGTACCGTCGGTCGGTCTTGCCCAGGGGGGTGAGGAGCTGGTCGTCTATTCCGGGCGCAAGGAGCCGCTCATCCAGCCGGTGCTCGAGCGGTTCCAGAAGGAGACGGGTGTTCGGGTGGTGCTCAAAAGCGGGGATGCGAGCGCCCTGGCCAACCAGCTCATCGAGGAGCAGAAGAACCCGCAGGCGGACGTGTTTGTCGCCAACGACGCTGGGGTACTGGGTCGGCTGGGCAATCTCGGGGTGTTACAGCCCTACCTATCCGCTTCGATCGCGAAGATCCCGGCGCGCTACCGGGGTGCGGGCTGGGTGGGAGTCACCGGCCGTGCCCGCGTGATCATGTACAACAAATCGTTGATCAAAGAAGCCGACTTGCCCAAGTCGCTGCTGGATCTGAGCGATCCCAAGTACAAGGGCAAAATCGCCGCCGCCGGCACCGCCAACGAATCGATGCTGGGCCAACTGAGCGAGATGCGCCAGGTGCTGGGCGACGAGAAGACCCGCGAGTTCGTCAGGAGCCTGGTGGCCAACCAGACGACCTTTCTCAAGGGTCACACCGATGTGCGCAAGGCGGTCGGTCGCGGCGAATTTCCTTTGGGCATCGTCAATCACTACTACTACCATCTGCAACTGGCGGAAGGTTCGCCCGTGGGGGTCATCTACCCCGACCAGGGGGCAGGACAGATGGGGACGATGATCAACGTCAGCGGCGTGGGCATCGTCAAAGGGGCGAAGCACACCGCCGCCGCCCAGCGCTTCGTGGATTTTCTGGCCACCGCCCCGGCCCAGGAAATCTTTGCCCAGGCTAATTACGAATTTCCGCTGCTGCCTGGGGTGCAAGCCCAGGCCGGGGTGCGCTCGCTGGGCGATTTTAAAGTCACCCAGGTGCCCCTGTCGGCCCTGGCCAAAGAGGTGGACGGTTCATTGAAGCTGGCCAACGGTGCCGGTATGCCGTAA